The Papaver somniferum cultivar HN1 chromosome 3, ASM357369v1, whole genome shotgun sequence genome includes a region encoding these proteins:
- the LOC113361047 gene encoding uncharacterized protein LOC113361047, with protein sequence MAVSAINCSFNVSSSPPSQSSSKTTTTTNLVPWQRKETGSWSRQCMVGMMACAIINGSDIMMPSISNGADSYTGGAGDHHQTAKLLVQSEQQREVTATKWSDKIRACPPWHINSIETIVPENLPRPSAHRKSESVSRGTTTSFTFRRVIRTVNDCFSM encoded by the exons ATGGCCGTCTCAGCGATAAATTGCAGCTTCAATGTTTCCTCTTCTCCTCCGTCCCAATCCtcatctaaaaccaccaccaccaccaatcttGTTCCATG GCAAAGGAAGGAAACAGGTTCATGGAGCCGTCAGTGTATGGTTGGGATGATGGCATGCGCGATTATCAATGGATCCGACATTATGATGCCTTCTATTAGTAATGGTGCAGATAGTTACACAGGTGGTGCTGGTGATCACCATCAGACGGCGAAGTTGTTAGTCCAATCTGAACAACAGAGGGAAGTTACGGCAACAAAATGGAGTGATAAGATTAGAGCATGCCCACCATGGCATATCAATTCCATCGAAACTATCGTTCCTGAAAATCTCCCTAGACCTTCAGCTCATCGGAAATCCGAGTCTGTTAGCCGTGGAACTACTACAAGCTTCACTTTTAGAAGAGTTATCAGAACAGTGAATGACTGCTTTTCCATGTGA
- the LOC113355615 gene encoding 60S ribosomal protein L26-1, which produces MKFNPRVSSSRRKNRKAHFTAPSSVRRVLMSSPLSSELRSKYNVRSVPVRKDDEVQVVRGTFKGREGKVIQVYRKKWVIHVERITREKVNGSTVNVGVNPSKCVITKLRLDKDRKSLLDRKAKGRAAADKDKGTKFTTDDVMQNVD; this is translated from the coding sequence ATGAAGTTCAATCCTAGAGTTTCATCATCAAGGAGGAAGAACCGCAAGGCTCATTTCACAGCACCATCAAGTGTTCGTAGAGTTCTTATGAGCTCCCCCCTTTCATCTGAACTCCGCAGCAAATACAATGTTAGATCTGTTCCAGTTCGCAAAGACGATGAAGTTCAGGTTGTAAGAGGAACTTTCAAGGGTCGTGAAGGAAAAGTTATTCAGGTTTATCGTAAGAAATGGGTTATTCATGTGGAGAGAATTACAAGAGAGAAAGTGAATGGATCTACTGTTAATGTTGGTGTTAATCCATCAAAGTGTGTTATTACTAAGCTCAGACTTGACAAGGATAGGAAATCGCTCTTGGATCGTAAAGCTAAAGGTAGAGCTGCTGCTGATAAAGATAAGGGTACCAAGTTTACTACTGATGATGTTATGCAGAacgttgattga